Proteins co-encoded in one Salvelinus sp. IW2-2015 linkage group LG17, ASM291031v2, whole genome shotgun sequence genomic window:
- the LOC111976521 gene encoding dystroglycan 1 isoform X2: protein MINSGHGLKVFSIEVHPEEWADGEPALLALQAEANNLQPFTCGSEEPVTVLTIILDADLTKMNAHQRVGLLASMKKFSGVPLEHMRVVPVINNRLFDMSAFMAGPGNAKKVVENGALLSWKLGCALDQSNIPNINSVQSPAKDGSMSSKLGYPVVGWHIVNKKPHLVKRVRRQLGNTPTPVPSLLPPTTYPEPPTRIVPTPTSPSISPATDSSAPPVRGPLPLPVKPTNRLRDQIAHTPTIGAPQPTRVLGTTSTIPIQPTMTRPAIPEATALPTPPSTTRRPKTSTTKKTKKAKTSTPVPREPKTTTAKPPRRTTPLSPVPDYNNEKPQLRNPIDEVNAWVGTYFEVKIPPDTFFDKEDGTTDKLRLTLRKNHNEVVSETSWIQFNSTIQLLYGLPEKEHAGKHEYFMLATDKAGMSTIDAFEVHVNRWPATDKPSVVFAARFHGEPKTLANNVHKKILLTKKLAYALGDRNTSTVTLRSITKGSIVVEWTNNSLQQSPCPKDQITVLSRKISDPQGRPTLAFSNAMEPDFKPINISVRGTNKCQTYMFVPPGEVTIPVPPPATPSPGTGRSTSDDVYLHTVIPAVVVAALLLIAGVIAMVCYRKKRKGKMSIEEQATFIKKGVPIIFADELDDSKSPPSSSIPLILHEEKPPLPPPEYPNMAGPHSTLLNQDLLMEEYSIYHDDDPNAPPYQPPPPFTVPIEGKGSRPKNMTSYRSPPPYVPP from the coding sequence ATGATAAACAGTGGCCATGGCCTAAAAGTCTTCTCTATTGAGGTGCACCCAGAGGAGTGGGCTGACGGTGAGCCGGCCCTGTTGGCTCTCCAGGCTGAAGCCAACAACCTCCAGCCATTCACCTGCGGCAGCGAGGAGCCCGTCACTGTTCTCACCATCATCCTGGATGCCGACCTCACCAAGATGAACGCTCATCAGAGGGTAGGCCTGCTGGCCAGCATGAAGAAGTTTTCCGGTGTCCCCCTGGAGCACATGAGGGTGGTCCCTGTCATCAACAACCGCCTGTTCGACATGTCCGCCTTCATGGCTGGGCCCGGAAATGCCAAGAAGGTGGTGGAGAATGGGGCCCTGTTGTCATGGAAGCTGGGCTGCGCCCTGGACCAGTCTAACATTCCGAACATCAACAGCGTCCAATCGCCTGCCAAGGATGGGTCCATGTCGTCCAAGCTAGGCTACCCAGTGGTAGGCTGGCACATCGTCAACAAGAAACCCCACTTGGTGAAACGGGTCAGGAGGCAGCTGGGAAACACCCCCACCCCTGTACCCTCCCTGCTCCCCCCAACCACTTACCCTGAGCCCCCTACTCGCATTGTTCCCACCCCCACATCCCCTTCCATCTCCCCAGCCACTGACAGCTCTGCTCCCCCTGTCCGTGGACCCTTGCCCCTGCCGGTGAAGCCCACTAACAGGCTGAGAGATCAGATAGCCCACACTCCTACTATAGGGGCTCCTCAGCCTACTAGGGTCCTGGGCACCACCAGTACCATCCCCATCCAGCCTACTATGACCCGGCCCGCTATTCCAGAGGCTACTGCTCTTCCCACCCCACCAAGCACCACTAGAAGGCCAAAGACCTCCACCACCAAGAAAACCAAGAAGGCAAAAACCTCCACTCCAGTGCCCAGAGAACCTAAGACCACCACGGCTAAGCCACCCAGACGCACCACCCCTCTATCTCCTGTTCCTGACTACAACAATGAGAAGCCCCAGCTACGCAACCCCATCGACGAGGTGAATGCCTGGGTCGGGACCTACTTTGAGGTGAAGATTCCTCCAGATACCTTCTTCGACAAAGAGGACGGCACCACGGACAAGCTGCGTCTGACTTTGAGGAAGAACCACAACGAAGTGGTGAGCGAGACCTCTTGGATCCAGTTTAACAGCACCATCCAGCTCCTGTACGGTCTCCCAGAGAAAGAACACGCAGGCAAACACGAGTACTTTATGCTGGCCACCGACAAGGCAGGCATGAGCACCATAGATGCCTTTGAGGTCCATGTCAACCGTTGGCCGGCCACCGATAAGCCCTCCGTTGTTTTTGCCGCCCGTTTCCATGGTGAACCCAAGACATTGGCCAACAACGTCCACAAAAAGATCCTCCTGACTAAGAAGCTGGCGTATGCACTGGGTGACCGGAACACCAGCACAGTGACCCTGCGGAGTATCACCAAGGGCTCCATTGTGGTGGAGTGGACCAACAACAGCCTCCAGCAGAGCCCCTGTCCCAAGGACCAGATCACCGTCCTCAGCAGAAAGATCTCCGACCCCCAGGGCAGGCCCACTCTGGCCTTCTCCAATGCCATGGAGCCAGACTTCAAACCCATCAACATCTCCGTCCGCGGCACCAACAAATGCCAGACCTACATGTTCGTGCCCCCAGGAGAGGTGACCATCCCTGTTCCCCCTCCAGCCACTCCTTCCCCTGGCACTGGTCGTAGCACCAGTGACGATGTTTACCTGCACACAGTTATCCCAGCTGTGGTGGTGGCGGCGCTACTGCTGATTGCCGGCGTCATCGCCATGGTCTGCTACCGCAAGAAGCGCAAGGGCAAGATGAGCATTGAGGAGCAGGCCACCTTCATCAAGAAAGGCGTGCCCATCATCTTTGCAGATGAGCTGGACGACTCCAAGTCTCCCCCATCCTCCAGTATCCCCCTCATCCTGCATGAGGAGAAGCCACCCCTGCCCCCCCCAGAGTACCCCAACATGGCTGGCCCTCACAGCACCCTGCTCAACCAGGATCTCCTGATGGAGGAGTACTCCATCTACCATGATGATGACCCCAACGCACCCCCCTATCAGCCCCCGCCACCCTTCACCGTCCCCATCGAGGGGAAAGGGTCCCGCCCCAAGAACATGACATCCTACAGGTCACCACCTCCCTACGTGCCTCCCTAA
- the LOC111976521 gene encoding dystroglycan 1 isoform X1 codes for MHCKQSGWDCGGVGRTRPPPGRTIPLVLGLLVALVQGSVPRRQLVEGLGEMLSVDLEASMHSSVLSDLQTAASVATEGPPTGIPEFLAAVTEVAPAGIPDSSAVVGQGFQLRIPPRAKNGSCNVKLTEVGKEHLPSWLYWATGSCILRGLALEQDRGVHHISLSGSEMINSGHGLKVFSIEVHPEEWADGEPALLALQAEANNLQPFTCGSEEPVTVLTIILDADLTKMNAHQRVGLLASMKKFSGVPLEHMRVVPVINNRLFDMSAFMAGPGNAKKVVENGALLSWKLGCALDQSNIPNINSVQSPAKDGSMSSKLGYPVVGWHIVNKKPHLVKRVRRQLGNTPTPVPSLLPPTTYPEPPTRIVPTPTSPSISPATDSSAPPVRGPLPLPVKPTNRLRDQIAHTPTIGAPQPTRVLGTTSTIPIQPTMTRPAIPEATALPTPPSTTRRPKTSTTKKTKKAKTSTPVPREPKTTTAKPPRRTTPLSPVPDYNNEKPQLRNPIDEVNAWVGTYFEVKIPPDTFFDKEDGTTDKLRLTLRKNHNEVVSETSWIQFNSTIQLLYGLPEKEHAGKHEYFMLATDKAGMSTIDAFEVHVNRWPATDKPSVVFAARFHGEPKTLANNVHKKILLTKKLAYALGDRNTSTVTLRSITKGSIVVEWTNNSLQQSPCPKDQITVLSRKISDPQGRPTLAFSNAMEPDFKPINISVRGTNKCQTYMFVPPGEVTIPVPPPATPSPGTGRSTSDDVYLHTVIPAVVVAALLLIAGVIAMVCYRKKRKGKMSIEEQATFIKKGVPIIFADELDDSKSPPSSSIPLILHEEKPPLPPPEYPNMAGPHSTLLNQDLLMEEYSIYHDDDPNAPPYQPPPPFTVPIEGKGSRPKNMTSYRSPPPYVPP; via the exons ATGCACTGTAAACAGAGCGGTTGGGACTGTGGAGGTGTGGGGAGAACCAGACCTCCCCCAGGCAGGACTATCCCCCTAGTGCTGGGGCTACTGGTGGCCTTGGTCCAGGGCAGTGTGCCTAGGAGACAACTGGTGGAGGGCCTGGGGGAGATGTTGTCGGTGGACCTGGAAGCCTCCATgcactcctctgtcctctctgaccTGCAGACTGCAGCCTCTGTAGCCACAGAGGGACCTCCCACGGGTATCCCAGAGTTCCTGGCTGCGGTCACAGAGGTGGCCCCTGCAGGAATCCCTGACTCTTCAGCGGTGGTGGGCCAGGGTTTCCAGTTGAGGATTCCGCCCAGGGCGAAGAATGGCAGTTGCAATGTTAAG TTAACCGAGGTGGGAAAGGAACACTTACCCTCCTGGCTGTACTGGGCCACAGGGAGCTGCATCCTACGAGGCCTGGCCCTGGAGCAGGACAGAGGTGTCCACCATATCTCCCTCTCTGGCTCTGAGATGATAAACAGTGGCCATGGCCTAAAAGTCTTCTCTATTGAGGTGCACCCAGAGGAGTGGGCTGACGGTGAGCCGGCCCTGTTGGCTCTCCAGGCTGAAGCCAACAACCTCCAGCCATTCACCTGCGGCAGCGAGGAGCCCGTCACTGTTCTCACCATCATCCTGGATGCCGACCTCACCAAGATGAACGCTCATCAGAGGGTAGGCCTGCTGGCCAGCATGAAGAAGTTTTCCGGTGTCCCCCTGGAGCACATGAGGGTGGTCCCTGTCATCAACAACCGCCTGTTCGACATGTCCGCCTTCATGGCTGGGCCCGGAAATGCCAAGAAGGTGGTGGAGAATGGGGCCCTGTTGTCATGGAAGCTGGGCTGCGCCCTGGACCAGTCTAACATTCCGAACATCAACAGCGTCCAATCGCCTGCCAAGGATGGGTCCATGTCGTCCAAGCTAGGCTACCCAGTGGTAGGCTGGCACATCGTCAACAAGAAACCCCACTTGGTGAAACGGGTCAGGAGGCAGCTGGGAAACACCCCCACCCCTGTACCCTCCCTGCTCCCCCCAACCACTTACCCTGAGCCCCCTACTCGCATTGTTCCCACCCCCACATCCCCTTCCATCTCCCCAGCCACTGACAGCTCTGCTCCCCCTGTCCGTGGACCCTTGCCCCTGCCGGTGAAGCCCACTAACAGGCTGAGAGATCAGATAGCCCACACTCCTACTATAGGGGCTCCTCAGCCTACTAGGGTCCTGGGCACCACCAGTACCATCCCCATCCAGCCTACTATGACCCGGCCCGCTATTCCAGAGGCTACTGCTCTTCCCACCCCACCAAGCACCACTAGAAGGCCAAAGACCTCCACCACCAAGAAAACCAAGAAGGCAAAAACCTCCACTCCAGTGCCCAGAGAACCTAAGACCACCACGGCTAAGCCACCCAGACGCACCACCCCTCTATCTCCTGTTCCTGACTACAACAATGAGAAGCCCCAGCTACGCAACCCCATCGACGAGGTGAATGCCTGGGTCGGGACCTACTTTGAGGTGAAGATTCCTCCAGATACCTTCTTCGACAAAGAGGACGGCACCACGGACAAGCTGCGTCTGACTTTGAGGAAGAACCACAACGAAGTGGTGAGCGAGACCTCTTGGATCCAGTTTAACAGCACCATCCAGCTCCTGTACGGTCTCCCAGAGAAAGAACACGCAGGCAAACACGAGTACTTTATGCTGGCCACCGACAAGGCAGGCATGAGCACCATAGATGCCTTTGAGGTCCATGTCAACCGTTGGCCGGCCACCGATAAGCCCTCCGTTGTTTTTGCCGCCCGTTTCCATGGTGAACCCAAGACATTGGCCAACAACGTCCACAAAAAGATCCTCCTGACTAAGAAGCTGGCGTATGCACTGGGTGACCGGAACACCAGCACAGTGACCCTGCGGAGTATCACCAAGGGCTCCATTGTGGTGGAGTGGACCAACAACAGCCTCCAGCAGAGCCCCTGTCCCAAGGACCAGATCACCGTCCTCAGCAGAAAGATCTCCGACCCCCAGGGCAGGCCCACTCTGGCCTTCTCCAATGCCATGGAGCCAGACTTCAAACCCATCAACATCTCCGTCCGCGGCACCAACAAATGCCAGACCTACATGTTCGTGCCCCCAGGAGAGGTGACCATCCCTGTTCCCCCTCCAGCCACTCCTTCCCCTGGCACTGGTCGTAGCACCAGTGACGATGTTTACCTGCACACAGTTATCCCAGCTGTGGTGGTGGCGGCGCTACTGCTGATTGCCGGCGTCATCGCCATGGTCTGCTACCGCAAGAAGCGCAAGGGCAAGATGAGCATTGAGGAGCAGGCCACCTTCATCAAGAAAGGCGTGCCCATCATCTTTGCAGATGAGCTGGACGACTCCAAGTCTCCCCCATCCTCCAGTATCCCCCTCATCCTGCATGAGGAGAAGCCACCCCTGCCCCCCCCAGAGTACCCCAACATGGCTGGCCCTCACAGCACCCTGCTCAACCAGGATCTCCTGATGGAGGAGTACTCCATCTACCATGATGATGACCCCAACGCACCCCCCTATCAGCCCCCGCCACCCTTCACCGTCCCCATCGAGGGGAAAGGGTCCCGCCCCAAGAACATGACATCCTACAGGTCACCACCTCCCTACGTGCCTCCCTAA